The Paenibacillus sp. MBLB1832 genome has a window encoding:
- a CDS encoding MarR family winged helix-turn-helix transcriptional regulator yields MSSEFNNAEESPGFMLWQVTNLWQKAIRNALDPFELTHPQFVLLFSCKWLNEKNDDTGITQVQLAQHAQMDVNVTSQVLRTLEKKGYIERRPHPTDSRANIISVTKTGDEIASQAVQAVEREDRAFFSGLGNETGQLNQLLRQLVKR; encoded by the coding sequence ATGAGCTCAGAATTCAATAATGCAGAAGAAAGCCCTGGCTTTATGCTATGGCAGGTCACGAATCTATGGCAAAAAGCAATACGGAATGCATTGGATCCTTTTGAATTGACCCACCCGCAATTCGTACTGCTCTTTTCCTGCAAGTGGCTGAATGAAAAAAACGATGACACGGGCATTACCCAGGTTCAATTGGCCCAGCATGCACAGATGGATGTTAATGTCACGTCGCAGGTGCTGAGGACGTTGGAAAAGAAAGGATACATCGAACGGCGACCTCACCCAACGGATTCTCGGGCGAACATCATTTCCGTTACGAAGACGGGAGACGAGATCGCTTCGCAAGCCGTTCAAGCAGTAGAAAGGGAGGATCGGGCCTTTTTCTCCGGACTCGGTAATGAGACTGGACAATTGAATCAACTTTTACGGCAGCTTGTGAAACGGTAG
- a CDS encoding EVE domain-containing protein: MSEKAEKSCRYWIGVVSASHVFRGVEGGFAQLCHGKAAPLKRMQAGDWLIYYSPRTDMQNGEPLQAFTAIGQVQDDQVYEYGMSESFVPFRRNIRYTNCKETKISSLLERLSFTRGVNNWGYRFRFGHFEISEQDFLVIADAMNSEEGKVHELRIQ, from the coding sequence GTGAGTGAAAAGGCAGAGAAATCCTGTCGGTACTGGATTGGCGTTGTTTCCGCCTCACATGTATTCAGGGGAGTGGAGGGTGGGTTCGCTCAACTCTGTCATGGGAAAGCGGCACCACTTAAACGTATGCAAGCCGGTGATTGGCTGATTTATTATTCACCTCGCACGGATATGCAAAACGGAGAGCCCCTGCAGGCATTTACGGCGATCGGGCAGGTACAGGATGATCAGGTATATGAATATGGGATGTCCGAGTCCTTCGTACCGTTTCGCCGTAACATTCGCTATACGAACTGTAAGGAGACAAAGATCAGTTCGCTGCTGGAGCGGCTTAGCTTCACACGCGGTGTGAATAATTGGGGTTACCGGTTTCGGTTCGGCCACTTCGAGATCTCTGAACAAGATTTTCTGGTCATTGCGGATGCTATGAACAGTGAGGAGGGAAAAGTACATGAGCTCAGAATTCAATAA
- a CDS encoding SRPBCC family protein, giving the protein MWQFEHTLITKAKPETIWGLYSDITTWTTWDKGIVSASLEGPFIQGTRGYLQPEGQEPLSFELTDVKPLDRFSDITDIPKAGIQVHFTHLLVESNGETQVTHKVKITGPNAERLGPQFGAHMTEGIPHTMAGLAALALEKERGQGE; this is encoded by the coding sequence ATGTGGCAATTTGAACATACCCTTATAACAAAGGCTAAGCCAGAGACGATTTGGGGGCTGTACAGCGATATTACTACCTGGACAACGTGGGATAAAGGGATCGTAAGTGCTTCGCTGGAGGGGCCCTTTATCCAGGGAACGCGAGGCTATCTGCAACCGGAAGGCCAAGAGCCGCTCTCCTTTGAGCTTACGGACGTCAAACCCCTGGATCGATTCTCGGACATAACCGATATTCCGAAAGCAGGCATACAGGTTCACTTCACGCACCTTTTGGTAGAATCGAACGGAGAGACGCAGGTTACCCATAAAGTGAAAATCACTGGACCGAATGCAGAGCGGTTGGGACCCCAATTTGGTGCACACATGACAGAGGGCATCCCCCATACGATGGCGGGACTTGCTGCTCTGGCTTTGGAGAAGGAACGTGGGCAGGGTGAGTGA
- a CDS encoding rhomboid family intramembrane serine protease, producing the protein MNVHLLNYTIWHIARELVLHHRYSLVDNDEGMLTLKRRDGMRVVYLYLMPLFYGSSAEDQLELIRGQLQESIEWMKSIGFRKPNLIARKIHLYIRTDAGQQNPAEVITELQVSSLTERYRVETWVADLVEHEIYTAKSKVPGTDVIEQAVSSIHGIPYDETELYVVINRWHHEMLQTHQERTQPFEEAGRKRGGPLTLLLAAINVLIWLAMTAMGGSSNPQTLIAFGAKFNPLIDQGEYWRLFTPIFLHVGGLHLWFNSVSLLAIGGKLERVLGSVPFIVIYLGAGIFGNVSSYMFSPSISAGASGAIFGLMGALLYLTWKEPDTWGETMGFSIWTGLIMNIILGFAIPAIDNYAHFGGLISGFIIAFLLFGGKSIIRAAA; encoded by the coding sequence TTGAACGTTCATTTATTGAATTATACGATCTGGCATATCGCACGCGAACTCGTCCTCCATCATCGGTACTCGCTTGTCGACAACGATGAAGGTATGTTGACCCTCAAGCGCCGCGACGGTATGCGCGTCGTCTACCTGTACCTGATGCCCTTATTCTACGGATCCTCGGCCGAGGATCAGCTGGAGTTAATCCGCGGACAACTTCAAGAGTCCATCGAATGGATGAAAAGCATCGGATTCCGCAAGCCGAATCTGATCGCTCGCAAAATTCATCTCTACATCCGTACCGATGCTGGGCAGCAGAACCCTGCCGAAGTTATCACCGAGCTGCAGGTTAGCTCGTTGACCGAACGGTACCGCGTAGAGACGTGGGTCGCGGATTTGGTCGAGCATGAGATTTATACGGCCAAGTCGAAGGTGCCTGGAACCGATGTCATTGAGCAAGCGGTCTCCAGCATCCACGGGATACCCTACGACGAAACCGAGCTTTACGTAGTCATCAACCGGTGGCACCATGAGATGCTCCAAACTCATCAAGAGAGGACCCAACCGTTCGAAGAGGCTGGACGCAAGCGTGGCGGCCCGCTCACCCTCCTGCTCGCTGCTATCAATGTGCTGATTTGGCTTGCCATGACCGCGATGGGCGGATCAAGCAATCCACAGACACTGATCGCTTTTGGAGCCAAATTTAACCCCCTGATCGACCAGGGCGAATACTGGCGATTGTTCACTCCCATATTTCTTCATGTGGGAGGGCTTCATTTATGGTTTAACTCCGTATCCCTGCTTGCGATTGGCGGCAAGCTTGAGCGTGTTCTTGGGTCGGTGCCCTTTATCGTCATTTACCTGGGCGCCGGCATTTTCGGCAATGTCTCTAGCTATATGTTCTCGCCTTCGATCTCGGCTGGAGCTTCTGGGGCGATCTTCGGCTTGATGGGGGCACTGCTCTACTTAACCTGGAAAGAGCCTGATACGTGGGGCGAAACGATGGGATTCTCCATTTGGACCGGTCTCATCATGAACATCATTCTCGGATTCGCCATTCCTGCCATCGACAACTATGCGCATTTCGGCGGATTGATCAGCGGGTTCATTATCGCCTTCCTGCTGTTCGGCGGCAAAAGCATTATTCGCGCGGCGGCATAA